A genomic window from Punica granatum isolate Tunisia-2019 chromosome 2, ASM765513v2, whole genome shotgun sequence includes:
- the LOC116195196 gene encoding TMV resistance protein N-like isoform X2 translates to MRAIKQSKISIPIFSKGYALSKWCLKEVAEMVKHKDETKHMILPIFLDVTTDEVQHQTGSYAEAFAQHEEKYNFKTVQEWRDALQKVVKLKGLELKKEANGRHGEFIKKVLARVLISLKKAYLDVNDILIGIDHHVEAIKTTLLEVDETGVQIVGIWGMGGIGKTTLAKVVYNQLLDQFESSCFLNDIRETSSQHKGLEYLQSKLVADILNCERKDFANTDEGTKQLKYRLRHKKAIILLDDVDGVDQLKALAGDLAWFGPGSRIIITTREKKVLDLFQVSDIYELTLLSADQAFELFCRHAFIKGLPTPDLYGLSWDIVRTTGSLPLALEVIGSSLSTSSGRKEIWQGTLKQLKKKPHMKVQDTLRISYDGLDRKQQEIFLDISCFFIGTDARTVKPMWDDRDFFPEVEIEILLLKSLIRITDDSKLWMHDQLRDLGREIVEQENYKEPWLRSRLWHSEVAMRVLERQPWEGKTKVEAISLEGYQFRLEDHCIEDDQFMHLTNLRILQLEKASLCGNFERLLPDLQWLSWRFCNSNPTPPTNLDLKNLIVLDLSRSMVSEDWAGWSLMKVARKLKVLDLTGCLQLRKTPDFSAFPALERLILRSCHNLISIDPSIEKLSALVSLDIRNCTTLKDLPQLGSMEALTELLVDGTSIRELPVLRDTDKLENLETLSANNCKLLAQIPDSLKCLKKLKLLSLDNCQSLGAVPDSIGQLTSLVELSLSGTQIRRLPDSVGNLTLLTVLKIDHSRMTCLPSTLSTLENLQVLNASGCVDLEGEIPINIGSKSSMRILQLADTKISSLPTSISCLRQLEILDLGGCQWLEALPNLPSSLISLRLGGESIRIFPNLKHLINLKELICSGCHQLVEVPPGIRNLSKLEKLELSNTGITTLPEQVGALPRLRELRIRKCLKLKCLPRLPPSLYELEISFCSSLARLPNLSNLNKLSVLRVYSSCKITEIPGLQGLTSLKRLDTSLCPITHLDGLERLYFVSSLHVQWSQMVKLPNLPRLRRLSEMTASYRRKHGPKVA, encoded by the exons ATGAGGGCAATCAAGCAGTCAAAAATCTCCATACCCATCTTCTCAAAGGGCTATGCTTTGAGTAAGTGGTGTCTCAAGGAGGTGGCGGAGATGGTGAAGCACAAGGATGAGACGAAGCACATGATCCTGCCCATTTTCTTAGACGTAACGACAGATGAAGTTCAGCACCAAACTGGGAGTTATGCTGAAGCCTTTGCCCAGCACGAGGAAAAATACAACTTCAAGACTGTTCAGGAGTGGAGGGATGCTCTCCAAAAGGTTGTGAAACTGAAAGGGTTGGAACTCAAGAAAGAGGCAAATGG GAGACATGGAGAATTCATTAAAAAGGTGCTTGCAAGGGTTCTCATCAGTTTGAAGAAGGCTTATCTGGATGTCAATGACATCTTGATTGGAATCGATCACCATGTCGAAGCTATCAAGACGACATTGCTGGAGGTTGATGAAACAGGTGTTCAAATTGTTGGAATATGGGGCATGGGCGGAATTGGGAAAACAACTCTTGCAAAAGTTGTCTACAACCAACTTTTGGATCAATTTGAATCTTCTTGCTTCCTTAATGACATTCGAGAAACATCCTCACAGCATAAAGGTCTTGAGTACTTGCAAAGCAAGCTAGTCGCTGACATCTTAAATTGTGAGCGCAAAGATTTTGCTAATACGGATGAAGGAACCAAGCAACTCAAGTACAGGCTCCGTCACAAGAAAGCGATCATTCTTTTGGATGACGTCGATGGAGTCGACCAACTCAAGGCTTTAGCTGGGGATCTTGCTTGGTTTGGTCCAGGAAGCAGGATCATTATTACAACCCGAGAAAAGAAAGTTCTAGATCTATTTCAAGTAAGTGATATTTATGAACTCACACTGCTGAGCGCAGATCAAGCTTTTGAACTCTTCTGCAGGCATGCATTTATAAAAGGCTTGCCGACACCTGACTTATATGGCTTGTCCTGGGATATCGTGAGGACAACTGGAAGCCTCCCTCTGGCTCTTGAGGTAATAGGCTCTTCTTTATCTACAAGCAGTGGGCGCAAGGAGATATGGCAAGGTACACTGAAGCAGTTGAAGAAGAAACCCCATATGAAGGTTCAAGATACGTTGAGGATAAGTTATGATGGTTTGGATCGTAAGCAGCAGGAGATATTTCTCGATATTTCATGTTTCTTCATTGGAACGGATGCTAGAACAGTAAAACCCATGTGGGATGATCGTGATTTTTTCCCGGAAGTTGAAATTGAAATCCTTCTCTTGAAGTCACTGATAAGAATCACAGATGACAGTAAGCTATGGATGCACGACCAACTCAGAGACCTTGGCAGGGAAATTGTGGAACAGGAAAACTACAAAGAGCCATGGTTGCGTAGTAGATTGTGGCACAGTGAAGTGGCGATGCGTGTATTAGAGAGACAGCCATGGGAG GGGAAGACAAAAGTTGAGGCCATCAGTCTAGAAGGATATCAGTTCCGCTTGGAAGATCACTGCATTGAGGATGATCAGTTCATGCATCTAACAAATTTGAGGATCCTTCAGCTAGAAAAGGCAAGTCTTTGTGGAAATTTCGAGCGTCTTCTACCGGATCTGCAGTGGCTAAGCTGGCGATTCTGCAACTCCAATCCTACGCCGCCAACCAATTTAGATCTGAAGAACCTAATTGTTTTGGACCTGTCAAGGAGCATGGTCAGTGAGGATTGGGCTGGCTGGAGCTTGATGAAG GTGGCCAGGAAGCTAAAAGTTCTTGATCTTACAGGTTGCCTGCAACTAAGAAAAACTCCTGATTTCTCAGCATTTCCAGCTTTGGAGAGACTGATTCTTAGATCATGTCACAACTTGATCAGCATAGATCCATCTATAGAGAAACTCAGTGCTCTCGTCTCTTTAGACATAAGGAACTGCACGACCCTCAAGGATTTGCCTCAGTTGGGTTCTATGGAAGCACTGACTGAGCTTCTAGTTGATGGAACCTCTATACGGGAACTACCTGTATTGAGAGATACGGACAAGCTTGAAAATCTGGAAACCCTCAGCGCCAACAACTGCAAATTGCTTGCTCAAATTCCAGACTCATTAAAATGCTTAAAGAAACTAAAGCTACTCTCGTTGGACAACTGCCAGTCACTGGGAGCAGTTCCAGACTCCATTGGCCAGCTGACCTCATTGGTCGAGCTGAGCTTGTCTGGCACACAAATCAGGAGATTGCCTGACTCCGTAGGCAATTTAACTCTCTTGACGGTGCTCAAGATTGATCATAGTCGTATGACTTGCTTGCCGAGCACTCTTTCAACTTTGGAGAATCTACAAGTGCTAAATGCCAGTGGTTGTGTAGACTTGGAGGGAGAAATTCCAATTAACATTGGAAGCAAATCCTCTATGAGGATCTTACAGTTAGCTGATACAAAGATTAGTAGCCTTCCGACAAGTATTAGTTGCCTCCGCCAACTCGAGATTCTTGATTTAGGAGGGTGCCAGTGGCTCGAGGCTCTGCCTAATCTGCCCTCTAGCTTAATCAGTCTAAGGCTCGGTGGTGAGTCGATCCGGATTTTTCCGAATCTAAAGCACCTGATCAACTTGAAGGAATTGATATGCTCGGGGTGCCACCAGCTTGTGGAAGTGCCTCCGGGTATCAGGAACCTATCCAAGTTGGAGAAGTTGGAATTATCCAATACTGGCATAACTACCTTGCCAGAACAGGTTGGCGCCCTCCCTCGTCTCAGAGAGCTCCGCATTCGGAAGTGTTTGAAACTAAAATGCCTCCCGAGGCTTCCACCAAGCTTGTATGAGCTGGAGATTTCGTTCTGTTCTTCACTCGCGAGGTTGCCAAATCTTTCAAACTTGAACAAGTTGTCCGTGTTACGTGTGTACAGCAGCTGCAAAATAACCGAGATTCCAGGCCTGCAGGGTTTAACATCTCTCAAAAGATTGGATACATCATTATGCCCGATAACTCACCTTGATGGTCTTGAAAGGCTATACTTTGTAAGTTCTTTACACGTTCAATGGAGCCAAATGGTAAAGCTACCTAACTTGCCGAGGTTGAGGAGGTTGTCTGAGATGACTGCTTCCTACCGTAGAAAGCATGGACCTAAGGTTGCATGA
- the LOC116197976 gene encoding protein YIF1B-like, whose product MYNTAGLQQGVPHPQAAAQPNPFGNAFYGASSGLIKGGLGAYGEKILGSSSEYVQSNISRYFSDPQYYFQVNDQYVRNKLKVVLFPFLHRGHWTRITEPVGGRLSYKPPIYDINAPDLYIPFMAFGTYVVLAGFSLGLQGKFSPEALNWLFAKGLLGWFLQVALLKVTLLSLGSGEAPLLDIVAYAGYTFTGLAIAVLGKILIRYMYYVLMPWTCLCMGIFLVKTMKRVLFAEVRSYDSSRHHYLLLFIALAQFPIFSWLGNITVNWLF is encoded by the exons ATGTATAACACTGCAGGTCTGCAGCAAGGGGTTCCTCATCCGCAGGCTGCTGCTCAGCCTAATCCATTTGGAAATGCGTTCTATGGAGCTAGTTCAGGACTTATAAAAGGTGGTCTTGGAGCATATGGAGAGAAAATTTTGGGTTCTAGCTCTGAATACGTGCAAAGCAAT ATAAGCAGATACTTCTCCGATCCTCAGTATTATTTCCAAGTGAATGATCAATACGTGAGGAACAAATTGAAGGTGGTTTTATTTCCATTCCTTCACAGG GGTCACTGGACAAGGATAACGGAGCCTGTTGGGGGCAGGCTTTCTTATAAACCCCCAATTTACGACATCAATGCCCCTGACTTGTACATCCCGTTTATGGCATTCGGCACCTATGTTGTTCTTGCTGGCTTCTCTTTGGGGCTTCAGGGGAA GTTCAGCCCCGAAGCTCTCAACTGGCTATTTGCGAAGGGACTGCTGGGGTGGTTCTTACAAGTGGCTCTCCTCAAGGTGACTCTCCTCTCGCTTGGGAGTGGGGAGGCTCCCTTACTGGACATCGTGGCCTACGCAGGCTACACCTTCACAGGCCTGGCCATCGCGGTACTGGGGAAAATCCTAATCAGGTACATGTACTATGTCCTGATGCCGTGGACCTGCCTGTGCATGGGGATCTTCCTTGTGAAGACCATGAAGAGGGTCCTGTTCGCTGAGGTGAGGAGCTACGACTCAAGCAGGCACCATTACCTCCTATTGTTCATTGCTCTTGCCCAGTTCCCGATCTTCTCGTGGCTGGGCAACATTACTGTCAATTGGCTCTTTTGA
- the LOC116195196 gene encoding TMV resistance protein N-like isoform X1, with the protein MASVILGGLDLSVLLAVALILVLVNAEAGHEYEVFLSFRGPDSRLEFTDNLYHRLKDAGVQTFRDDEELRVGEEIGPELMRAIKQSKISIPIFSKGYALSKWCLKEVAEMVKHKDETKHMILPIFLDVTTDEVQHQTGSYAEAFAQHEEKYNFKTVQEWRDALQKVVKLKGLELKKEANGRHGEFIKKVLARVLISLKKAYLDVNDILIGIDHHVEAIKTTLLEVDETGVQIVGIWGMGGIGKTTLAKVVYNQLLDQFESSCFLNDIRETSSQHKGLEYLQSKLVADILNCERKDFANTDEGTKQLKYRLRHKKAIILLDDVDGVDQLKALAGDLAWFGPGSRIIITTREKKVLDLFQVSDIYELTLLSADQAFELFCRHAFIKGLPTPDLYGLSWDIVRTTGSLPLALEVIGSSLSTSSGRKEIWQGTLKQLKKKPHMKVQDTLRISYDGLDRKQQEIFLDISCFFIGTDARTVKPMWDDRDFFPEVEIEILLLKSLIRITDDSKLWMHDQLRDLGREIVEQENYKEPWLRSRLWHSEVAMRVLERQPWEGKTKVEAISLEGYQFRLEDHCIEDDQFMHLTNLRILQLEKASLCGNFERLLPDLQWLSWRFCNSNPTPPTNLDLKNLIVLDLSRSMVSEDWAGWSLMKVARKLKVLDLTGCLQLRKTPDFSAFPALERLILRSCHNLISIDPSIEKLSALVSLDIRNCTTLKDLPQLGSMEALTELLVDGTSIRELPVLRDTDKLENLETLSANNCKLLAQIPDSLKCLKKLKLLSLDNCQSLGAVPDSIGQLTSLVELSLSGTQIRRLPDSVGNLTLLTVLKIDHSRMTCLPSTLSTLENLQVLNASGCVDLEGEIPINIGSKSSMRILQLADTKISSLPTSISCLRQLEILDLGGCQWLEALPNLPSSLISLRLGGESIRIFPNLKHLINLKELICSGCHQLVEVPPGIRNLSKLEKLELSNTGITTLPEQVGALPRLRELRIRKCLKLKCLPRLPPSLYELEISFCSSLARLPNLSNLNKLSVLRVYSSCKITEIPGLQGLTSLKRLDTSLCPITHLDGLERLYFVSSLHVQWSQMVKLPNLPRLRRLSEMTASYRRKHGPKVA; encoded by the exons GTCAATGCTGAAGCTGGACATGAGTATGAAGTGTTTTTGAGCTTCCGGGGGCCGGACAGTCGCTTAGAGTTCACTGACAATCTATATCATCGTCTGAAAGATGCAGGAGTCCAAACCTTCAGGGATGATGAAGAGCTCCGTGTCGGAGAAGAGATCGGGCCTGAGCTCATGAGGGCAATCAAGCAGTCAAAAATCTCCATACCCATCTTCTCAAAGGGCTATGCTTTGAGTAAGTGGTGTCTCAAGGAGGTGGCGGAGATGGTGAAGCACAAGGATGAGACGAAGCACATGATCCTGCCCATTTTCTTAGACGTAACGACAGATGAAGTTCAGCACCAAACTGGGAGTTATGCTGAAGCCTTTGCCCAGCACGAGGAAAAATACAACTTCAAGACTGTTCAGGAGTGGAGGGATGCTCTCCAAAAGGTTGTGAAACTGAAAGGGTTGGAACTCAAGAAAGAGGCAAATGG GAGACATGGAGAATTCATTAAAAAGGTGCTTGCAAGGGTTCTCATCAGTTTGAAGAAGGCTTATCTGGATGTCAATGACATCTTGATTGGAATCGATCACCATGTCGAAGCTATCAAGACGACATTGCTGGAGGTTGATGAAACAGGTGTTCAAATTGTTGGAATATGGGGCATGGGCGGAATTGGGAAAACAACTCTTGCAAAAGTTGTCTACAACCAACTTTTGGATCAATTTGAATCTTCTTGCTTCCTTAATGACATTCGAGAAACATCCTCACAGCATAAAGGTCTTGAGTACTTGCAAAGCAAGCTAGTCGCTGACATCTTAAATTGTGAGCGCAAAGATTTTGCTAATACGGATGAAGGAACCAAGCAACTCAAGTACAGGCTCCGTCACAAGAAAGCGATCATTCTTTTGGATGACGTCGATGGAGTCGACCAACTCAAGGCTTTAGCTGGGGATCTTGCTTGGTTTGGTCCAGGAAGCAGGATCATTATTACAACCCGAGAAAAGAAAGTTCTAGATCTATTTCAAGTAAGTGATATTTATGAACTCACACTGCTGAGCGCAGATCAAGCTTTTGAACTCTTCTGCAGGCATGCATTTATAAAAGGCTTGCCGACACCTGACTTATATGGCTTGTCCTGGGATATCGTGAGGACAACTGGAAGCCTCCCTCTGGCTCTTGAGGTAATAGGCTCTTCTTTATCTACAAGCAGTGGGCGCAAGGAGATATGGCAAGGTACACTGAAGCAGTTGAAGAAGAAACCCCATATGAAGGTTCAAGATACGTTGAGGATAAGTTATGATGGTTTGGATCGTAAGCAGCAGGAGATATTTCTCGATATTTCATGTTTCTTCATTGGAACGGATGCTAGAACAGTAAAACCCATGTGGGATGATCGTGATTTTTTCCCGGAAGTTGAAATTGAAATCCTTCTCTTGAAGTCACTGATAAGAATCACAGATGACAGTAAGCTATGGATGCACGACCAACTCAGAGACCTTGGCAGGGAAATTGTGGAACAGGAAAACTACAAAGAGCCATGGTTGCGTAGTAGATTGTGGCACAGTGAAGTGGCGATGCGTGTATTAGAGAGACAGCCATGGGAG GGGAAGACAAAAGTTGAGGCCATCAGTCTAGAAGGATATCAGTTCCGCTTGGAAGATCACTGCATTGAGGATGATCAGTTCATGCATCTAACAAATTTGAGGATCCTTCAGCTAGAAAAGGCAAGTCTTTGTGGAAATTTCGAGCGTCTTCTACCGGATCTGCAGTGGCTAAGCTGGCGATTCTGCAACTCCAATCCTACGCCGCCAACCAATTTAGATCTGAAGAACCTAATTGTTTTGGACCTGTCAAGGAGCATGGTCAGTGAGGATTGGGCTGGCTGGAGCTTGATGAAG GTGGCCAGGAAGCTAAAAGTTCTTGATCTTACAGGTTGCCTGCAACTAAGAAAAACTCCTGATTTCTCAGCATTTCCAGCTTTGGAGAGACTGATTCTTAGATCATGTCACAACTTGATCAGCATAGATCCATCTATAGAGAAACTCAGTGCTCTCGTCTCTTTAGACATAAGGAACTGCACGACCCTCAAGGATTTGCCTCAGTTGGGTTCTATGGAAGCACTGACTGAGCTTCTAGTTGATGGAACCTCTATACGGGAACTACCTGTATTGAGAGATACGGACAAGCTTGAAAATCTGGAAACCCTCAGCGCCAACAACTGCAAATTGCTTGCTCAAATTCCAGACTCATTAAAATGCTTAAAGAAACTAAAGCTACTCTCGTTGGACAACTGCCAGTCACTGGGAGCAGTTCCAGACTCCATTGGCCAGCTGACCTCATTGGTCGAGCTGAGCTTGTCTGGCACACAAATCAGGAGATTGCCTGACTCCGTAGGCAATTTAACTCTCTTGACGGTGCTCAAGATTGATCATAGTCGTATGACTTGCTTGCCGAGCACTCTTTCAACTTTGGAGAATCTACAAGTGCTAAATGCCAGTGGTTGTGTAGACTTGGAGGGAGAAATTCCAATTAACATTGGAAGCAAATCCTCTATGAGGATCTTACAGTTAGCTGATACAAAGATTAGTAGCCTTCCGACAAGTATTAGTTGCCTCCGCCAACTCGAGATTCTTGATTTAGGAGGGTGCCAGTGGCTCGAGGCTCTGCCTAATCTGCCCTCTAGCTTAATCAGTCTAAGGCTCGGTGGTGAGTCGATCCGGATTTTTCCGAATCTAAAGCACCTGATCAACTTGAAGGAATTGATATGCTCGGGGTGCCACCAGCTTGTGGAAGTGCCTCCGGGTATCAGGAACCTATCCAAGTTGGAGAAGTTGGAATTATCCAATACTGGCATAACTACCTTGCCAGAACAGGTTGGCGCCCTCCCTCGTCTCAGAGAGCTCCGCATTCGGAAGTGTTTGAAACTAAAATGCCTCCCGAGGCTTCCACCAAGCTTGTATGAGCTGGAGATTTCGTTCTGTTCTTCACTCGCGAGGTTGCCAAATCTTTCAAACTTGAACAAGTTGTCCGTGTTACGTGTGTACAGCAGCTGCAAAATAACCGAGATTCCAGGCCTGCAGGGTTTAACATCTCTCAAAAGATTGGATACATCATTATGCCCGATAACTCACCTTGATGGTCTTGAAAGGCTATACTTTGTAAGTTCTTTACACGTTCAATGGAGCCAAATGGTAAAGCTACCTAACTTGCCGAGGTTGAGGAGGTTGTCTGAGATGACTGCTTCCTACCGTAGAAAGCATGGACCTAAGGTTGCATGA
- the LOC116196968 gene encoding F-box protein SKIP22-like, with protein sequence MKLRLRSLESKETLKLEVHDECPLRLLKQILISTSSSSVHLSLNRRDELGSSAPGDGDSLKALGVTSGDLIYYSLNPNAFAFPAQQQQEAIPTPAPSSSATVPCAGAIAVESEAGDTLTVGLNPMASDSSAKGENLGHRGVDFDMEDVGGQGDAEEQSQSSEGKGLSELHGAGSDAMDVEFDVCKHSVPYFLRRVLREELGKDEVEHRLLVIAIHAVMLESGFVGFNSVTQTRADGFHLPDQWPSPGFSVSLLYSLPELLADGSNEVESVNLKIQSIGHYLTVYGSLAKGKSGLYRICLDEYRFAPTIDLMWANCDKKDGANYGDSSRSSYPNSEVFEFWKVVKDGLTLPLLIDLCERANLPLPSCLMRLPTELKLQILELLDIHDLLQMALVSKDFGYLLSHDDFWKQKFLSEFGDVKDMQDVSNWKLEYLKRKRDKISLCTSFLGERQSRWIRPVPFQRMLRDPVPLGFPRIIGGDHDWLPGLGPPSLNRHGGFPRLSILRTAGRSCTCNLGRLNR encoded by the coding sequence ATGAAGCTCCGTCTCCGATCTCTCGAATCCAAAGAAACCCTAAAACTCGAAGTCCACGATGAATGCCCTCTCCGGCTCCTCAAGCAAATCCTGATttccacctcctcctcctccgtccACCTCTCTCTCAATCGCAGGGACGAGCTCGGCTCCTCCGCCCCCGGCGATGGCGATTCGCTCAAAGCCCTAGGCGTTACCTCCGGGGATCTAATTTATTACTCCCTTAACCCGAACGCCTTCGCTTTCCCTGCGCAGCAGCAGCAAGAAGCAATTCCAACCCCAGCCCCCAGTTCGTCGGCTACAGTGCCGTGTGCTGGCGCCATTGCTGTGGAATCTGAAGCAGGTGACACCCTTACCGTCGGTTTGAACCCCATGGCAAGCGACAGTTCTGCGAAAGGAGAGAACTTGGGTCATCGGGGCGTGGATTTTGACATGGAAGATGTGGGCGGCCAGGGCGACGCGGAGGAGCAGTCGCAGAGTAGTGAAGGTAAGGGTTTATCTGAGCTTCACGGTGCTGGATCTGATGCTATGGATGTGGAATTCGATGTGTGTAAGCACTCTGTGCCTTACTTCCTTAGGAGGGTGTtgagagaagagctgggtAAAGATGAGGTTGAACATAGACTTCTAGTCATTGCGATTCATGCGGTTATGTTAGAATCTGGCTTTGTCGGGTTCAACTCGGTGACTCAGACACGTGCGGATGGTTTCCACCTCCCTGATCAGTGGCCCTCTCCGGGTTTTTCCGTCTCGTTGTTGTACAGTCTGCCTGAGCTTCTTGCTGATGGGTCGAATGAGGTTGAGAGTGTGAATCTGAAGATTCAGAGTATCGGCCATTACCTGACTGTCTATGGGTCTCTAGCCAAGGGGAAGTCGGGGTTGTATAGGATCTGTCTGGATGAGTACAGGTTTGCTCCAACTATAGACTTAATGTGGGCTAATTGTGATAAGAAGGATGGAGCGAATTATGGGGATAGTAGCCGAAGTTCATATCCTAATAGTGAAGTTTTTGAATTTTGGAAGGTTGTGAAGGACGGGTTGACATTGCCTCTCTTAATAGACCTCTGCGAGAGGGCTAATTTACCGCTCCCATCTTGTCTCATGCGACTTCCAACTGAGCTGAAGCTGCAGATTCTGGAGTTGCTTGATATACATGACCTTCTACAAATGGCTCTCGTGAGCAAAGACTTTGGCTACTTGTTATCACATGATGATTTCTGGAAGCAGAAATTTCTGAGCGAGTTTGGAGATGTGAAAGACATGCAAGATGTGTCGAACTGGAAACTGGAGTatttgaagaggaagagggaCAAAATCAGTTTGTGCACCTCTTTCCTTGGGGAGAGGCAATCCCGATGGATCAGGCCTGTTCCATTTCAAAGGATGTTGAGGGACCCGGTCCCTTTAGGTTTTCCTCGCATAATTGGGGGAGATCACGATTGGTTGCCAGGGCTGGGGCCCCCTTCTCTCAATAGGCATGGTGGCTTTCCTCGGCTTTCAATCCTTCGAACTGCTGGGCGCAGCTGCACCTGCAATCTTGGACGATTAAATCGGTAG